One Bombus fervidus isolate BK054 chromosome 5, iyBomFerv1, whole genome shotgun sequence DNA window includes the following coding sequences:
- the Beta-spec gene encoding spectrin beta chain isoform X8 yields the protein MTTDISVVRGGWDPTLQQEIVDEYEYDGGNSSSRLFERSRIKALAGERELVQKKTFQKWVNSHLVRCSCRIGDLYVDLRDGKMLIKLLEILSGERLPRPTKGKMRIHCLENVDKALQFLREQRVHLENMGSHDIVDGNPRLSLGLIWTIILRFQIQDITIEETDNQETKSAKDALLLWCQMKTAGYHNVNVRNFTTSWRDGLAFNAIIHKHRPDLIQFDKLSKSNAIYNLNNAFNVAEDKLGLTKLLDAEDIFVDHPDEKSIITYVVTYYHYFSKMKQETVQGKRIGKVVGIAMENDRMIHEYESLTSDLLRWIEGTIEALGDRRFANSLVGVQSQLSQFSNYRTVEKPPKFVEKGNLEVLLFTLQSKMRANNQKPYTPKEGKMISDINKAWERLEKAEHERELALREELIRQEKLEQLAARFNRKASMRETWLSENQRLVSQDNFGFDLAAVEAAAKKHEAIETDIFAYEERVQAVMAVSQELEAENYHDIERINARKDNVLRLWNYLLELLRARRMRLELSLQLQQNFQEMLYILDSMEEIKMRLLTDDYGKHLMGVEDLLQKHSLVEADINVLGERVKAVVQQSQRFLEHGEGYRPCDPTIIVERVQQLEDAYAELVRLAVERRARLEESRKLWQFYWDMADEENWIKEKEQIVSTGDIGHDLTTINLLLSKHKALENEIQSHEPQLMSVAAVGDELVRQKHFGSDRIQERLQEILGMWNHLLDLAAFRRKRLEEAVDYHQLFADADDIDIWMLDTLRLVSSEDVGRDEANVQSLLKKHKDVTDELKNYATTIDQLRQQASSLGEQDAKSPEVLERLDSIDSRYKELMELAKLRKQRLLDALSLYKLFSESDGVEQWIGEKNRMLETMVPAKDIEDVEIMKHRYNGFEKEMYANASRVAVVNQLARQLLHVEHPNSEQIVARQNELNQKWAELREKAENKRDELNSAHGVQTFHIECRETVSWIEDKKRILQQTDSLEMDLTGVMTLQRRLSGMERDLAAIQAKLDALEMEAQNIQQQNLEDPEVIKGRIDQIRTIWEQLTQMLKERDAKLEEAGDLHRFLRDLDHFQAWLRRTQTDVASEDTPTTLADAEKLLTQHQNIKEEIDNYTDDYQKMMEYGERLTSEAGDGDTQYMFLRERLNALKMGWEDLRQMWVNRKILLSNSLNLQIFDRDARQAEVLLSQQEHILAKDETPANFEQAEHMIKRHEAFMTTMDANDEKINSVVQFAGRLVDEGHFAADKVKKKAESINERRRINREKANQYMEKLKDQLQLQMFLQDCEELGEWVQEKHITAQDETYRSAKTVHSKWTRHQAFEAEIASNKDRLQQLQQAAEELIQQKPDLAEIIKPKVAELADQFEELETTTHDKGERLFDANREVLIHQTCDDIDSWMNELEKQIESTDTGSDLASVNILMQKQQMIETQMAVKARQVTELDKQAEHLQRTVPDDKMEEIKCKKEKVAQRFAQLKAPLIDRQRQLEKKKEAFQFRRDVEDEKLWIAEKMPQATSTEYGNSLFNVHMLKKKNQSLRTEIENHEPRINLVCNNGQKLIDEGHEDSPEFQKLIPELTEKWKELKHAVDDRNKHLLQNEKAQQYFFDATEAESWMSEQELYMMVEDRGKDEISAQNLMKKHESLEHAMEDYAETIRQLGETARQLINDQHPLVDQIAVKQSQVDKLYAGLKDLAGERRAKLDDALQLFMLSREVDDLEQWIAERELVAGSHELGQDYDHVTLLWERFKEFARDTEAIGSERVAAVNGIADSLMASGHSDAATIAEWEDGLNELWQDLLELIETRTQMLEASKELHKFFHDCKDVLGRILEKQNAMSDELGRDAGSVSALQRKHANFMQDLSTLQSQVSQIQEESATLQASYCGDKAREITNREGEVVAAWNNLQSLCDGRRTKLEDTGDLFRFFNMVRTLMIWMDDVVRQMNTSEKPRDVAGVELLMNNHQSLKAEIDAREDNLMACINLGKDLLARNHYASSQIKEKLAALTDHRNALLHRWEERWENLQLILEVYQFARDAAVAEAWLVAQEPYLMSQELGHTIDEVENLIKKHEAFEKSAAAQEERFSALHRLTTFELKEMKRREQEREEEERRKKEEAAAAEAARLAKATPVTSPDEPPSERAEAEGVPTGERPAGEDESHEQRSPTDDEFEGVLQRKHEWESTTKKASNRSWHKVYMVVRGQSLFVYTDQKSYKAAPDQPYKGESPLDLRGATITVASDYTKKKHVFRVKSQSGSDFLFQAKDDAEMNDWVTVLNQAAQGTSGAGTSRAHTLPAPTQAETKRRSFFTLKKN from the exons GCTG GTGAACGTGAATTGGTACAAAAGAAGACTTTCCAAAAATGGGTCAATTCCCATCTGGTTCGGTGTTCATGCCGAATTGGCGATCTATACGTCGATCTTCGAGACGGCAAAATGCTCATCAAGCTTCTCGAGATTCTCTCCGGAGAACGTTTACCACGACCTACGAAAGGAAAAATGCGAATCCATTGTCTAGAAAACGTCGATAAAGCGTTGCAATTCCTTCGGGAGCAACGAGTGCATCTAGAAAATATGGGATCTCACGACATAGTCGATGGAAATCCTCGTTTGAGTCTTGGTCTCATCTGGACCATTATCCTGCGATTCCAAATTCAAGACATTACCATCGAAGAAACGGACAATCAAGAAACGAAATCAGCGAAAGACGCTCTACTTCTTTGGTGTCAAATGAAAACTGCTGGATATCACAATGTAAATGTACGAAATTTCACTACATCCTGGCGCGATGGTTTGGCTTTCAACGCCATCATCCATAAACACCGTCCGGATTTGATCCAGTTCGACAAACTTTCCAAATCAAATgctatttacaatttaaacaaCGCGTTCAATGTAGCCGAAGACAAGCTTGGTCTGACGAAACTTTTAGATGCTGAAGACATATTCGTCGATCATCCTGACGAAAAATCAATCATCACTTATGTAGTCACGTATTATCATTACTTTTCAAAGATGAAACAGGAGACCGTGCAAGGTAAAAGAATAGGCAAAGTGGTTGGTATTGCCATGGAGAATGACCGTATGATACACGAGTACGAAAGTTTAACCAGTGACCTATTGAGATGGATAGAAGGCACCATAGAGGCTTTGGGTGATCGTCGGTTTGCTAACTCTTTAGTAGGAGTGCAATCTCAGCTCTCCCAATTCTCTAATTATCGTACTGTAGAGAAACCTCCGAAGTTTGTCGAGAAAGGCAATTTGGAGGTGTTGCTGTTCACTTTACAGTCGAAGATGCGAGCCAATAATCAAAAACCATATACGCCTAAAGAGGGTAAGATGATCTCGGACATTAACAAGGCGTGGGAGAGGCTAGAAAAGGCGGAACACGAACGTGAATTGGCTCTGCGTGAAGAATTGATTCGTCAGGAGAAATTGGAACAACTAGCAGCGAGATTCAACCGAAAGGCTAGCATGAGAGAGACCTGGTTGTCTGAGAATCAACGTTTGGTTTCTCAGGATAATTTCGGTTTCGATTTAGCTGCTGTGGAAGCTGCAGCCAAGAAGCACGAGGCCATTGAGACAGATATCTTTGCGTATGAAGAACGAGTTCAAGCTGTTATGGCTGTTTCACAGGAATTAGAAGCTGAGAATTATCACGATATCGAACGTATTAATGCTCGGAAAGACAATGTTCTTAGATTGTGGAATTATCTGCTCGAATTGCTTCGTGCTAGAAGAATGAGATTAGAGTTGTCTTTGCAGCTTCAACAGAACTTCCAAGAGATGCTGTACATTCTAGACAGtatggaagaaataaaaatgcgtCTGTTGACCGACGATTATGGAAAGCACTTGATGGGCGTCGAGGATCTTTTGCAGAAACATTCTCTGGTAGAAGCTGATATCAACGTGTTGGGCGAAAGAGTGAAAGCTGTCGTTCAACAGAGCCAGAGATTCTTAGAACACGGAGAAGGTTATCGACCATGTGATCCAACCATCATTGTTGAACGCGTACAACAGCTTGAAGACGCGTACGCTGAATTGGTACGCCTGGCAGTCGAACGCAGAGCCAGATTGGAAGAGTCTCGTAAATTGTGGCAGTTCTATTGGGATATGGCCGACGAGGAGAATTGGATAAAGGAGAAGGAACAGATCGTATCGACTGGAGACATTGGTCACGATTTGACGACTATAAATCTGCTGTTGTCCAAACACAAAGCTCTGGAGAATGAAATCCAATCTCATGAACCGCAATTGATGTCTGTGGCTGCTGTTGGAGATGAACTGGTTCGTCAGAAACACTTTGGTTCTGATAGGATTCAGGAGAGGCTTCAAGAAATTCTGGGAATGTGGAATCATCTCCTGGATTTGGCCGCCTTCAGAAGGAAGCGCTTGGAGGAGGCTGTAGACTATCATCAACTGTTTGCAGATGCCGATGACATTGATATTTGGATGCTGGATACACTACGACTCGTCTCATCAGAAGACGTTGGCAGAGACGAAGCCAATGTCCAATCGTTGTTGAAGAAACACAAAGATGTGACGGATGAACTCAAGAACTACGCCACAACTATCGATCAGCTTCGTCAGCAGGCATCGTCTCTTGGTGAACAGGATGCTAAGTCACCGGAAGTGCTGGAAAGACTGGACTCCATAGACTCCAGATACAAGGAACTTATGGAACTCGCTAAGCTTCGCAAACAGAGATTGTTGGATGCATTATCATTGTACAAGTTGTTCAGCGAGTCAGACGGAGTGGAGCAATGGATCGGTGAGAAGAATAGGATGTTGGAGACTATGGTACCAGCCAAGGATATCGAAGACGTTGAGATTATGAAGCACAGATACAATGGTttcgaaaaagaaatgtaTGCCAACGCTTCGCGAGTTGCTGTGGTCAATCAACTCGCAAGACAATTACTGCACGTTGAACATCCTAATTCTGAGCAGATCGTTGCACGTCAGAACGAATTGAACCAGAAATGGGCTGAGCTCCGCGAGAAAGCAGAGAACAAACGCGACGAATTGAACTCTGCTCATGGCGTACAGACCTTCCACATTGAATGCCGCGAGACAGTATCTTGGATCGAGGATAAGAAACGTATCCTCCAACAAACAGACAGTTTAGAGATGGATCTGACTGGAGTCATGACTTTGCAACGTCGACTAAGTGGAATGGAGCGCGACTTGGCAGCCATCCAGGCTAAATTGGACGCTTTGGAAATGGAGGCTCAGAATATCCAACAACAGAATCTGGAAGATCCTGAGGTGATTAAGGGAAGGATTGATCAGATACGCACTATTTGGGAGCAGTTGACACAGATGTTGAAGGAACGTGATGCAAAATTGGAAGAAGCAGGTGATCTTCACAGATTCCTCAGAGATTTGGATCACTTCCAGGCTTGGTTACGTAGGACACAAACTGATGTGGCCAGCGAAGATACTCCAACTACCTTGGCTGATGCTGAGAAACTCTTGACACAACACCAGAATATTAAGGAAGAGATTGATAATTATACCGATGACTACCAGAAGATGATGGAGTACGGCGAAAGATTGACCAGTGAAGCTGGTGATGGTGATACACAGTACATGTTCCTTAGGGAGAGATTAAACGCTCTGAAGATGGGCTGGGAGGATTTACGCCAGATGTGGGTCAACAGAAAGATCTTACTGTCCAATTCTCTTAATCTGCAAATCTTCGATCGCGACGCACGCCAGGCAGAAGTGCTTTTGTCCCAGCAAGAGCACATTCTCGCTAAGGATGAAACGCCGGCGAACTTCGAACAAGCGGAGCACATGATCAAGCGTCACGAGGCGTTCATGACGACGATGGACGCGAACGACGAGAAAATCAACTCCGTGGTGCAGTTCGCTGGACGACTTGTCGACGAGGGCCACTTCGCGGCGGACAAAGTCAAGAAGAAGGCAGAGAGCATTAACGAGCGTCGTCGGATAAACCGAGAGAAGGCGAATCAGTATATGGAGAAGCTCAAGGATCAGTTACAGTTGCAGATGTTCTTACAGGATTGCGAAGAATTGGGAGAATGGGTTCAGGAGAAGCACATCACCGCTCAAGATGAAACTTATAGAAGTGCCAAGACGGTGCATAGCAAGTGGACTAGGCACCAGGCGTTTGAGGCTGAAATCGCGAGTAATAAGGATCGTCTGCAGCAATTACAACAGGCTGCTGAAGAATTGATTCAACAGAAGCCTGATCTAGCTGAGATCATCAAGCCTAAAGTGGCAGAATTGGCTGATCAGTTCGAGGAACTTGAGACCACTACTCATGACAAAGGTGAACGCCTGTTTGACGCTAATCGTGAAGTTCTTATTCACCAGACTTGCGACGATATTGATTCTTGGATGAATGAACTGGAGAAACAGATTGAAAGCACAGATACTGGTTCTGATCTGGCATCGGTGAATATCTTGATGCAGAAGCAACAAATGATCGAAACGCAGATGGCTGTGAAAGCAAGACAGGTTACCGAGTTAGACAAACAGGCTGAACACTTGCAACGTACGGTGCCGGACGACAAGATGGAGGAGATTAAGTGCAAGAAGGAGAAGGTGGCTCAAAGATTCGCCCAACTGAAAGCACCATTGATCGATCGTCAACGTCAGttagagaagaagaaggaagctTTCCAATTCAGGCGCGACGTGGAAGACGAGAAGCTCTGGATCGCCGAGAAGATGCCTCAGGCTACCAGTACGGAGTATGGAAATTCACTGTTCAACGTGCACATGCTTAAGAAGAAGAACCAGTCTCTGCGTACTGAGATAGAGAACCATGAACCTAGAATCAATCTGGTCTGCAACAACGGACAGAAACTTATAGATGAGGGGCACGAAGATAGTCCTGAGTTCCAGAAATTGATACCCGAGTTAACCGAGAAATGGAAGGAGCTGAAGCATGCTGTAGACGACAGGAACAAGCATCTGTTGCAAAACGAAAAAGCACAGCAATACTTCTTTGACGCGACAGAAGCGGAATCCTGGATGAGCGAACAAGAATTGTATATGATGGTAGAAGACCGTGGCAAGGACGAAATTTCAGCCCAGAACCTGATGAAGAAACACGAGTCTTTGGAACATGCCATGGAAGATTATGCAGAGACCATCCGCCAGCTTGGAGAAACCGCCAGGCAGCTCATTAACGATCAACATCCTCTTGTTGACCAGATTGCTGTGAAACAATCACAAGTAGACAAACTGTACGCTGGTTTGAAAGATCTTGCTGGTGAACGTCGAGCTAAATTAGACGACGCCCTTCAATTGTTCATGCTGAGCAGAGAAGTGGACGATCTTGAACAGTGGATCGCAGAAAGAGAATTGGTAGCTGGAAGCCACGAATTGGGTCAGGATTACGATCATGTGACGCTCCTTTGGGAGAGATTCAAAGAGTTTGCTCGAGATACCGAGGCGATAGGCTCGGAAAGAGTGGCGGCAGTGAATGGAATTGCGGATTCTCTAATGGCAAGTGGTCACTCCGATGCTGCTACTATTGCAGAATGGGAGGATGGTTTGAACGAACTCTGGCAAGATTTGCTAGAATTAATCGAGACTCGTACGCAAATGCTGGAAGCTAGTAAAGAACTGCACAAGTTCTTCCACGATTGCAAAGACGTGCTTGGTAGAATCTTGGAGAAACAGAACGCTATGTCTGACGAACTAGGTCGCGATGCTGGCTCAGTCTCAGCTCTGCAGAGGAAGCACGCCAACTTCATGCAGGATTTATCCACGTTGCAGAGCCAGGTGTCGCAGATCCAAGAGGAATCTGCTACGTTACAGGCTAGTTATTGTGGAGACAAGGCTAGAGAGATCACTAATCGTGAAGGAGAGGTAGTTGCTGCTTGGAACAATCTTCAATCGCTTTGCGATGGTAGAAGAACAAAACTGGAGGATACCGGTGATCTGTTCCGATTCTTCAACATGGTTAGGACTCTGATGATTTGGATGGATGATGTAGTTCGTCAGATGAACACTTCGGAGAAACCTCGCGACGTTGCTGGAGTGGAGTTACTAATGAACAATCATCAAAGTTTAAAAGCCGAAATAGATGCTAGGGAGGACAACCTGATGGCGTGTATCAATCTTGGGAAAGACTTGTTAGCCAGGAACCACTATGCTAGTAGCCAGATTAAGGAGAAATTGGCAGCTTTAACTGATCACAGAAACGCGTTGCTGCATAGATGGGAGGAACGTTGGGAGAATCTACAACTGa TTTTGGAGGTCTATCAATTCGCAAGAGACGCAGCAGTTGCTGAAGCATGGTTAGTCGCCCAGGAACCATATCTTATGAGTCAAGAACTTGGC CACACGATCGATGAAGTGGAGAATCTGATTAAGAAGCACGAAGCGTTTGAAAAATCGGCAGCTGCTCAGGAAGAAAGGTTTAGTGCCTTGCATCGACTCACTACG TTTGAGTTGAAAGAAATGAAGAGGAGAGAACAAGAAcgggaggaagaagaaagacgcAAGAAGGAGGAGGCCGCAGCAGCCGAGGCAGCTCGATTAGCTAAAGCAACACCAGTAACTAGTCCAGACGAACCACCGAGCGAAAG GGCCGAAGCAGAAGGTGTACCAACTGGAGAACGTCCCGCCGGAGAAGACGAATCACATG